From a single Meles meles chromosome 21, mMelMel3.1 paternal haplotype, whole genome shotgun sequence genomic region:
- the ZNF789 gene encoding zinc finger protein 789 isoform X1: protein MAAVLPHLGDQDLEAVFLTAGWKELVSFEDVAMYFTREEWNKLDWAQKDLYRDVMLENYRNMILLGFQFPKPEVICLLEQWEEPWILDLPRAGTRKASSSACPGSEARCKTKKPTPKQNISEDSGSCKTSVVKQKMAKRPAETLHKCSELGDLYRRAFPALGDECHKDFLQNLPPLSQDQNSQTRKKQGRCEEYGKPFHQRARLLRHKQILTNVKSYECSECGRVFRRQANFLRHQRIHTAEDPFECDICGQAFKQKSTLAAHRHCHPQKKPYKCHDCGKFFRQMAYLIEHRRIHTKEKPYKCSECNRTFSQNSTLIRHQLTHSGEKPHKCLQCGKAFGRHSTLLSHQQIHTKQNTHKCGECGEAFSRTVDLIQHQRTHTKEEFFECRECGKTFSFKANLHRHEVIHTGERPYRCDKCGKSFIWRTSFIKHQGTHREQISM from the exons GAGTTGGTGTCCTTTGAGGATGTGGCGATGTATTTCACCAGAGAAGAGTGGAACAAACTTGACTGGGCTCAGAAGGACCTCTACAGAGATGTGATGCTGGAGAATTACAGAAACATGATCTTGTTGG GATTTCAGTTTCCCAAACCTGAGGTGATCTGCCTGCTGGAGCAGTGGGAAGAACCGTGGATCCTGGATCTGCCAAGAGCCGGGACTCGGAAGGCTTCCAGTAGTGCTTGCCCAG GTTCTGAGGCCAGATGCAAGACGAAAAAGCCAACTCCAAAACAGAACATTTCTGAAGATTCAGGGTCCTGTAAGACATCAGTGGTAAAGCAAAAGATGGCCAAGAGACCTGCAGAAACGTTACATAAATGTAGTGAATTGGGGGACCTTTACAGACGTGCCTTCCCTGCTCTTGGTGATGAATGCCACAAGGACTTCCTGCAAAACCTTCCCCCCCTTAGTCAAGATCAGAATTCTCAAACGCGGAAGAAGCAGGGCAGATGCGAGGAGTATGGAAAACCTTTCCATCAGAGAGCGCGGCTTTTGAGGCACAAGCAAATTCTTACAAACGTAAAATCTTATGAATGCAGTGAATGTGGCAGAGTCTTCCGGCGTCAGGCAAATTTCCTTcgacatcagagaattcacacgGCGGAGGATCCCTTTGAATGCGACATATGCGGGCAAGCCTTCAAACAGAAGTCGACTCTTGCTGCCCATAGACACTGTCACCCTCAGAAAAAGCCATATAAGTGTCATGACTGTGGAAAATTTTTCCGTCAGATGGCGTATCTTATTGAACATAGGAGGATTCATACCAAAGAAAAACCCTATAAATGTAGTGAGTGCAACAGAACCTTCAGTCAGAATTCAACCCTTATTCGACATCAGTTAACCCACAGCGGAGAAAAACCCCACAAATGTCTCCAGTGTGGAAAGGCCTTTGGTCGGCATTCGACCCTTCTGAGCCATCAACAGATTCATACCAAACAGAACACTCACAAATGCGGTGAATGTGGAGAGGCCTTTAGCCGGACTGTAGATCTCATTCAGCATCAAAGAACCCACACCAAGGAGGAATTCTTTGAATGTAGAGAATgtggaaaaactttcagttttaagGCAAATCTTCATCGCCATGAGGTCATTCATACCGGAGAGAGGCCCTACAGATGTGACAAATGCGGAAAGTCTTTCATCTGGCGCACAAGCTTTATTAAGCATCAGGGTACTCACAGGGAACAGATATCAATGTGA
- the ZNF789 gene encoding zinc finger protein 789 isoform X2, which produces MAAVLPHLGDQDLEAVFLTAGWKELVSFEDVAMYFTREEWNKLDWAQKDLYRDVMLENYRNMILLGSEARCKTKKPTPKQNISEDSGSCKTSVVKQKMAKRPAETLHKCSELGDLYRRAFPALGDECHKDFLQNLPPLSQDQNSQTRKKQGRCEEYGKPFHQRARLLRHKQILTNVKSYECSECGRVFRRQANFLRHQRIHTAEDPFECDICGQAFKQKSTLAAHRHCHPQKKPYKCHDCGKFFRQMAYLIEHRRIHTKEKPYKCSECNRTFSQNSTLIRHQLTHSGEKPHKCLQCGKAFGRHSTLLSHQQIHTKQNTHKCGECGEAFSRTVDLIQHQRTHTKEEFFECRECGKTFSFKANLHRHEVIHTGERPYRCDKCGKSFIWRTSFIKHQGTHREQISM; this is translated from the exons GAGTTGGTGTCCTTTGAGGATGTGGCGATGTATTTCACCAGAGAAGAGTGGAACAAACTTGACTGGGCTCAGAAGGACCTCTACAGAGATGTGATGCTGGAGAATTACAGAAACATGATCTTGTTGG GTTCTGAGGCCAGATGCAAGACGAAAAAGCCAACTCCAAAACAGAACATTTCTGAAGATTCAGGGTCCTGTAAGACATCAGTGGTAAAGCAAAAGATGGCCAAGAGACCTGCAGAAACGTTACATAAATGTAGTGAATTGGGGGACCTTTACAGACGTGCCTTCCCTGCTCTTGGTGATGAATGCCACAAGGACTTCCTGCAAAACCTTCCCCCCCTTAGTCAAGATCAGAATTCTCAAACGCGGAAGAAGCAGGGCAGATGCGAGGAGTATGGAAAACCTTTCCATCAGAGAGCGCGGCTTTTGAGGCACAAGCAAATTCTTACAAACGTAAAATCTTATGAATGCAGTGAATGTGGCAGAGTCTTCCGGCGTCAGGCAAATTTCCTTcgacatcagagaattcacacgGCGGAGGATCCCTTTGAATGCGACATATGCGGGCAAGCCTTCAAACAGAAGTCGACTCTTGCTGCCCATAGACACTGTCACCCTCAGAAAAAGCCATATAAGTGTCATGACTGTGGAAAATTTTTCCGTCAGATGGCGTATCTTATTGAACATAGGAGGATTCATACCAAAGAAAAACCCTATAAATGTAGTGAGTGCAACAGAACCTTCAGTCAGAATTCAACCCTTATTCGACATCAGTTAACCCACAGCGGAGAAAAACCCCACAAATGTCTCCAGTGTGGAAAGGCCTTTGGTCGGCATTCGACCCTTCTGAGCCATCAACAGATTCATACCAAACAGAACACTCACAAATGCGGTGAATGTGGAGAGGCCTTTAGCCGGACTGTAGATCTCATTCAGCATCAAAGAACCCACACCAAGGAGGAATTCTTTGAATGTAGAGAATgtggaaaaactttcagttttaagGCAAATCTTCATCGCCATGAGGTCATTCATACCGGAGAGAGGCCCTACAGATGTGACAAATGCGGAAAGTCTTTCATCTGGCGCACAAGCTTTATTAAGCATCAGGGTACTCACAGGGAACAGATATCAATGTGA
- the ZNF394 gene encoding zinc finger protein 394 isoform X2: protein MSSSLTASQVTDAEAGAWMAAARSRVGAPSPRDGLLIVKVEEDSPEGQEPEASGDCQDSEKSRQRFRRFRYQEVAGPEEALNRLRELCRRWLRPEMHSKEQILELLVLEQFLSILPQELQAWVRRHCPQSGEKAAAAVRAFQRALDGASPQVWKPELRTKNLFQSKKF from the exons ATGAGCTCGAGCTTGACCGCGAGTCAAGTCACTGACGCTGAGGCAGGAGCCTGGATGGCAGCTGCGAGGTCGAGGGTCGGCGCGCCGTCTCCGCGTGATGGACTTTTGATAGTGAAAGTGGAGGAAGACTCTCCCGAAGGTCAGGAGCCCGAAGCGTCCGGGGACTGTCAGGATTCGGAAAAGTCGCGACAACGTTTTAGGCGGTTCCGTTACCAGGAGGTGGCTGGACCCGAAGAGGCGCTAAACCGGCTTCGGGAACTTTGTCGCCGGTGGCTGAGACCCGAGATGCACTCAAAGGAGCAGATCCTGGAGCTGCTGGTGCTGGAGCAGTTCCTGAGCATCCTGCCCCAGGAGCTCCAGGCCTGGGTGCGGAGGCACTGCCCGCAGAGCGGGGAGAAGGCTGCGGCCGCCGTGCGCGCTTTTCAGAGAGCTCTGGATGGGGCTTCACCCCAG GTTTGGAAACCAGAATTGAGAACAAAGAATTTATTCCAAAGCAAGAAGTTTTAG
- the ZNF394 gene encoding zinc finger protein 394 isoform X1, translating to MSSSLTASQVTDAEAGAWMAAARSRVGAPSPRDGLLIVKVEEDSPEGQEPEASGDCQDSEKSRQRFRRFRYQEVAGPEEALNRLRELCRRWLRPEMHSKEQILELLVLEQFLSILPQELQAWVRRHCPQSGEKAAAAVRAFQRALDGASPQELVMVDNVAVSLTWEEWDHVDPAQRNFCQENTLKDCRNMVSLVSPSLETRIENKEFIPKQEVLEEVEPQGQLQEGFHRKGPPFSRCGDTHENRVENLKLENSPEEEGLTSTIDLKNGFTEEGDSKNNECGNSALTSNFVPCPHIQTAERPINGNEQGDSCKECRDLVKRQRAKPQGSVASEGHSRRARLSETQRQFREEKPYRCDHCEKGFKQRSDLFKHQRIHTGEKPYECQECGKSFSQSAALIKHQRTHTGEKPYTCPKCGDSFRQSSHLNRHQRIHVGEKHFKCTECGETCRTSNRFRHQRIHKGERPYTCEECEKSFKRCSDLSKHQRVHTGEKPYGCSVCGKRFSQSATLITHQRTHTGEKPYKCLECGESFRQSPHLIRHQRIHRNKVPLF from the exons ATGAGCTCGAGCTTGACCGCGAGTCAAGTCACTGACGCTGAGGCAGGAGCCTGGATGGCAGCTGCGAGGTCGAGGGTCGGCGCGCCGTCTCCGCGTGATGGACTTTTGATAGTGAAAGTGGAGGAAGACTCTCCCGAAGGTCAGGAGCCCGAAGCGTCCGGGGACTGTCAGGATTCGGAAAAGTCGCGACAACGTTTTAGGCGGTTCCGTTACCAGGAGGTGGCTGGACCCGAAGAGGCGCTAAACCGGCTTCGGGAACTTTGTCGCCGGTGGCTGAGACCCGAGATGCACTCAAAGGAGCAGATCCTGGAGCTGCTGGTGCTGGAGCAGTTCCTGAGCATCCTGCCCCAGGAGCTCCAGGCCTGGGTGCGGAGGCACTGCCCGCAGAGCGGGGAGAAGGCTGCGGCCGCCGTGCGCGCTTTTCAGAGAGCTCTGGATGGGGCTTCACCCCAG GAGTTGGTGATGGTTGACAATGTTGCTGTGTCTCTAACTTGGGAAGAGTGGGACCACGTGGACCCAGCTCAGAGGAACTTCTGCCAGGAGAACACCCTGAAGGACTGTAGAAACATGGTCTCATTGGTCTCTCCGA GTTTGGAAACCAGAATTGAGAACAAAGAATTTATTCCAAAGCAAGAAGTTTTAGAAGAAGTAGAGCCACAGGGGCAGCTACAAGAAGGGTTCCACAGGAAGGGCCCCCCGTTTTCTAGGTGTGGGGATACCCACGAGAACAGGGTAGAAAATCTGAAACTTGAAAATTCTCCTGAAGAGGAAGGACTCACCAGCACCATAGATCTCAAGAATGGTTTCACAGAAGAGGGAGACTCCAAAAATAATGAATGTGGCAACAGTGCCCTGACTTCAAACTTTGTTCCTTGTCCACACATCCAGACAGCGGAGAGGCCCATTAATGGGAACGAACAGGGGGACAGTTGTAAAGAATGTCGAGACCTGGTAAAACGTCAGAGGGCGAAACCTCAGGGCTCTGTCGCCAGTGAGGGACATTCCCGCAGGGCACGTCTTTCTGAGACCCAGCGGCAGTTCCGTGAAGAAAAGCCTTACAGATGTGACCACTGTGAGAAGGGTTTCAAACAGCGTTCTGACCTTTTTAAACACCAGCGGATCCACACGGGGGAGAAACCCTACGAATGCCAAGAATGCGGGAAGAGCTTCAGCCAGAGTGCCGCCCTCATTAAACACCAGAGGACACACACGGGCGAGAAGCCCTACACCTGCCCCAAATGTGGGGATAGCTTCAGACAGAGCTCCCACCTCAACCGGCACCAGAGAATCCACGTGGGAGAGAAACACTTCAAGTGTACCGAATGTGGGGAAACCTGCCGCACTTCCAACCGTTTCAGACATCAGAGGATACATAAAGGGGAGAGACCCTATACGTGTGAAGAGTGTGAGAAGAGCTTCAAACGGTGCTCAGACCTCTCTAAACATCAGAGAGTCCACACTGGCGAGAAGCCGTATGGGTGTTCTGTGTGTGGGAAACGCTTCAGTCAGAGCGCGACCCTCATTACACACCAGAGGACCCACACTGGAGAAAAGCCTTATAAATGTCTTGAATGTGGGGAAAGCTTTAGACAGAGTCCACACCTGATCCGACACCAAAGGATCCACAGAAATAAAGTCCCACTGTTCTGA